CAAAGAACGGGCTGGACCTGCTCTGCCGGCTCTTTACCGAAGAGGGTGACTGCGTCGTCGTCACCGCGCCGACGTACTTTACGGCGATTCCGATCTTCCGCAGCTTCGGCTTGACGTTCCTCGAAGCGTCGCAGGACGGCGAGGGGCTCGAGGTCGACGCGCTCGCGCGCGCGCTCGTGGAGCGCAAGCGACAAGACATGCCGATGCCGAAGTTCATCTACGACATCTCCGACTTCCACAATCCGACCGGGATCACGATGTCGCGCCGCCGGCGCGAGGCGCTCGTCGCACTCTCCGCGAGCCTCGAGATTCCCATCATCGAGGACAGCCCGTATCGCAAGCTGCGTTTCGAGGGCGAGCCGGAGCCGTCGCTCAAGTCGCTCGACGAGAGCGAGCTCGTCTTCGCGCTCGGAACGTTTTCGAAACTGCTGGCTCCCGGGCTGCGCGTAGGTTGGGTCGCCGGAAAGCGCTCGTTTCTGCAGCGCATGGCGCGTCTGAAGAGCGACGGCGGCAGCTGTCCCCTCACGCAACGGATCGTACTTGAGTTCTGTGCGGAAGGGCGGCTGCGTACGCACGTCGAGCGCGCGCGTGCGACGTACGGGGCGCACAGGGACGTCATGGTTGCCGCACTACGGCGCGAGCTGCCCGACGCGGCGTTCACCGTTCCGCAGGGCGGCTACTACCTGTGGCTCACGTTCCCGGAGCGCGTCAGCACCGAGATACTGGCCGAGCGCGCGTATCGCGCTGGCGTTTCGGTCATCGCCGGCGGCGCGTTCTTCGCTGCGGCGAGCGCGCAGGCACAGGGGCCGAACGCACCGGCGCGCTTCCTTCGGCTGGCATACAGCGGGGCGGCTCCCGACCAGATCGAGGAAGGCGTTCGCCGCCTGGCAACAGCATATCGCTCGATGCAATGAGGCACTGCGTCGCGGTGCTGCTCCTCGCCGTTGCCGCGTGCACGGCGAGACATGCGGCAACAGCAAACGACACGACGCTCACGATCGGTCAGCAGCAAGAACCGATCTCGCTCAATCCGGCGATGGAGAACGGGCAACGGTCGACGCAGTGGGGTGAGCTGCTCTTCTCGTATCTCGTGAAGTACGACACGCAGGGCCGTCTGGTCGGTGACGTCGCAACCGCCGTACCGTCCCTCGCAAACGGCGGGATCAGCAAAGACGGGCTGACGATCACGTATCACCTGCGCAACGACGTCCGCTTTGCCGACGGGGTCCGGCTGACTGCTCGCGACTGCGTCTGGTCGATCGATGCGATCAATAATCCCAACAACGATGTCCAGTCGCGATACGGCTACGACCGCGTCGCGCGGGCAGAGGCGCCGAACGACGATACGCTCGTCCTTCATTTAAAGCGTCCATTCGCGCCCATCATCTCTCTGGTGCTGGCGCCCGAAGGGTACCCCATCTTTCCCGCCCATCTGCTCGCCCGCTATCCGGACTTCAATCACCTCGACTTCGACGCGAAGCCGATCGGCTCGGGACCGTACGTCGTCGATGCCTGGGTCCGGGGCGATCACGTCGCGTTGCACGCCAATCCGTATTACTTTCTCGGAAAGCCGCTGATCGAACACCTGACGGTGCGTTTCATCCCCGATCCGCAAGAGGGAACCAATCAACTGCGCACCCACGAGATCCAAGCCTACTTCAACGAGCAAGACTACTCGCAGTACCGTGCCCTTCTGCGGCTGCGGAACTATCGCGTTCTCGACATGCCGGAGAGCGCGGTCGGCGCGCTCATCTTCAACACGCAAAGCCCGCTCGCGAGCGACGCGCGCGTCCGTCACGCGCTCGCCGAAGCCATCGACATTCACAGCCTCGTAGCCAAAGCGTACCGGGGAGCGCTGCACAGCCGTGAGGCAGGGCGCGGCTTGTTCCTCTGGGCCTTCGACCCGCGCTCCTATCCCGACGTGCCGTACGATCCCTCGAACGCCCGCCGTTTGCTGCAGGCCGCGGGGTGGACCGCAGCCGGGCATGGCGTCCGGCACAAGAACGGCCGCGCGCTCGACCTGCTGCTCGTCATTCAAGCCGGCGTGCTCGGCGAAGAGATTGCCGCGAGCGCCATCGCGCAATACGAGCGCGCCGTCGGCGCGCACGTGGCGATCCGCGCGTTCAACGTCACGCAGTTCGGCGCGCCTGCGGCGATGGGAGGGCCCGTCTACGCCGGCAAATTCGATATGGCGCTCTACTCGTTCGTCAACGGCGACGATCCGGATACGACCGATCAGTTCGCGTGCGCGAACGTCCCGCCGCACGGTTACAACAAGTCGCGCATCTGCGATCCGCGCATCGATGCGCTCCTGCGCGCCGGGCGCTCGACGTACGACCCGGGCAAACGCAAAGCGGTCTACGCGCGGCTGCAGGCACTGCTCTACGAAGAGCTGCCCGTCGTACCGATCTATCAGCGCCGCGAGCTGGACGCGTTCACCGACCGGCTCCGCGGACCGACGGGCTCGATCGACAGCGTTTTCTGGGACGTCGCGCGCTGGCGTCTGGAGTGATCCGCGCCGTCGTCGATCGGCAACGGCGTCGTCTCGCGCTCCTTGACGACCTCTAAGAGCACGCTCGACTGGATTCCGCGTACTCCCGAGACGTTGTAGAGCGTTCCGAAGAGAAAGTTCGAGTACTCCTCGAGATCCGCGGCCACGATCTCGAGCAAGACGCCCGATTCGCCGGTCAGCACGTAGCACGCAACGATTTGGGGCAGCTTGCGGATCTCGTCGCGCAGCGTTTTGGCCCGCGGCCACTCCACTTGGAGCCGGGCAAAGGCCGTCACCCCGAGGCCGACCGCCGTGCGGTCGAGCATGGCACGGTAGCCGCGGATGTAGCCGCGCTTCTCGAGGCGCCGGACGCGCCGCAGGCAAGGTGAAGGCGAGAGACCCACCGCCTTGGCGAGGTCGGCGTTGGATAGCCGACTATTGCGCTGTAAAGCGCCAAGTATCCGGCAGTCTATCGAATCTAGTGAGTTTATTGGCATAAATGCTCCCTATTGTATTCCTATTTGATACATCGTTGCTTTCGTTCCAAAGGATTCGGGAAGCGCTCTGCGGCAGGCCTGCATGGTCGCGCGAAATGCGACAGTAAGAGGATTGGAAACGATGAGCATCTCCGGTTTACACGCGGTGCGGTTTGTTGCAGTATTGGCCGCAATGTGCTCGGCCCTGCTCCTCGCGCCGGTATCCGCGCAGACGACGGCCACGATTACGGGCGTCGTCACGGGCGGCGTGGGCGCGCCGATCGCCGGCGCTTCGGTCGACCTGCGGGGCGTCGCGAGCAAGACGACGCTGACCGACGCACAGGGAGGCTACACGTTCGCGAACGTTCCCCCCGGCGTCTATCAAATCGTGGTCGCGAAGCCGGGCTTCTTGCAGTACGTTGCAAACGTCGCCGTCGTCGGGGGATCGATGACAGCGGTCAACATCGCGCTGACCCCACAGTCGTTTACGTCACTGCGGACGATCGCGCACATCTCGACCAACGCGCCCGGTCACGTGCAGATCAACGAATCGACAGCCTCGATCAGCTCCGTGCCGGCCGAGACGTTCGTCGATCAGGGCCAGACGCAAGTGATCAAAGTTCTCAACGAGATACCCGGCATCATCGTCTATCAGGCTCCCGGAGCGAACAACGGCGCAGATCAGTTCGCTCCGCAGACGATTCAAATCCGCGGTGCGCTCCCGTACGAAACGGAATCCCTCATCGACGGCCACGCAACGCCGCTCTCGCTCACCGGTACGTTCGACCCATCGCTCCTCAACGCCGCGATGCTGCAGAACGTCGAGGTCGTCAAAGGGCCCGGCTCGATGCCCGAGGAGATCAACTACGCGA
This sequence is a window from Candidatus Dormiibacterota bacterium. Protein-coding genes within it:
- a CDS encoding PLP-dependent aminotransferase family protein codes for the protein MESTLATRALHLMEPAHPETGEAISLDSGYAFAGIFPDLAREADRALTKYRAESLQYGRPFGLPGLREWISEHMREDGANVPPDDVLVVNGAKNGLDLLCRLFTEEGDCVVVTAPTYFTAIPIFRSFGLTFLEASQDGEGLEVDALARALVERKRQDMPMPKFIYDISDFHNPTGITMSRRRREALVALSASLEIPIIEDSPYRKLRFEGEPEPSLKSLDESELVFALGTFSKLLAPGLRVGWVAGKRSFLQRMARLKSDGGSCPLTQRIVLEFCAEGRLRTHVERARATYGAHRDVMVAALRRELPDAAFTVPQGGYYLWLTFPERVSTEILAERAYRAGVSVIAGGAFFAAASAQAQGPNAPARFLRLAYSGAAPDQIEEGVRRLATAYRSMQ
- a CDS encoding peptide ABC transporter substrate-binding protein produces the protein MRHCVAVLLLAVAACTARHAATANDTTLTIGQQQEPISLNPAMENGQRSTQWGELLFSYLVKYDTQGRLVGDVATAVPSLANGGISKDGLTITYHLRNDVRFADGVRLTARDCVWSIDAINNPNNDVQSRYGYDRVARAEAPNDDTLVLHLKRPFAPIISLVLAPEGYPIFPAHLLARYPDFNHLDFDAKPIGSGPYVVDAWVRGDHVALHANPYYFLGKPLIEHLTVRFIPDPQEGTNQLRTHEIQAYFNEQDYSQYRALLRLRNYRVLDMPESAVGALIFNTQSPLASDARVRHALAEAIDIHSLVAKAYRGALHSREAGRGLFLWAFDPRSYPDVPYDPSNARRLLQAAGWTAAGHGVRHKNGRALDLLLVIQAGVLGEEIAASAIAQYERAVGAHVAIRAFNVTQFGAPAAMGGPVYAGKFDMALYSFVNGDDPDTTDQFACANVPPHGYNKSRICDPRIDALLRAGRSTYDPGKRKAVYARLQALLYEELPVVPIYQRRELDAFTDRLRGPTGSIDSVFWDVARWRLE
- a CDS encoding Lrp/AsnC family transcriptional regulator, whose protein sequence is MPINSLDSIDCRILGALQRNSRLSNADLAKAVGLSPSPCLRRVRRLEKRGYIRGYRAMLDRTAVGLGVTAFARLQVEWPRAKTLRDEIRKLPQIVACYVLTGESGVLLEIVAADLEEYSNFLFGTLYNVSGVRGIQSSVLLEVVKERETTPLPIDDGADHSRRQRATSQKTLSIEPVGPRSRSVNASSSRR